TCAGGTACAgatttaaaattacaataacatgtcttggggagaaaaaaaaaatcactgaataCAGCAGAGCAGAACCCATGAAAGGATATCTCCACCATGGTGATCATCTTTGGCTTTTGTTTGACCGCCTCAGCAAGTATGCCTCCATCACCGCCTCCTAATATCAGCACCTCCTTCCCTGCATAATCCTCTTTCCCGCTGCCCATGATAGCTTCAGTGTAGGGCAAATCACTCTCTGCCAGGTCTGCAAGTAAAACAATTAAGTCTTACATATAGTAATACaaactataatataatgttttatgtagAAATGCTACACAATAATCACCagttaatttaaatatatagttaatcttatatattatattacagttactCTAAGATTAATACACAAATTATGGAGACATGTCTGGGTGTATCTTGTGTGTGCTGTGATGTGTACACTTACTAACATCTCCATTGAGGACTAGCATATTTCCAAACTGCTGTGAGCgcaatattttaatgttttggtatGCGGAATCTTCCTCGTACAACACCTGGTCTATGTCATACTCCATCAGTCTGCCGTCAGCTGTTGGCCAGTATCGGTCCACTTTTGCTCCTCGTACGAGGGCTGGGAGCcttgaaacaaaacaacaaattgatATTACTGCAACAATATCACCTTCCTACAAACTGAGCAAAGCTGTGCATCTCCAGATACTTACCTTTTGATCCTTGTAATATGGCCATTTAAGAGAGCTGTAAGCTTCTTCTCCAGTGCATTTAAAAGCTGTGGAGAAACAATTGACTGTGAAACACCACAAAAGTTCAAGTGCACATCAATTTTCATTTACAGCGTTACATGGTCAGCGCTCTAATGCCAAAACACACAGGTGGCAAACAATGCCTTATCATTtcactgcactgtgtgtgtatctactACAAAGCAGTTAggaaacaaatgtttttctaGTGGACAGCCAAATGTATCTGGCGTAAGGGAAATTCCATGTTTGAATACCTGAGGCAAGTACATAACTGTGTAGGCAACAATGTTGGAAACTGGTCCTCCACTTAggtgacaaaaacacaagctgagGACCATTTAAGGGGGAAGcgttgtattgttgtttcctgCCTATATTTTTTGGCACAGATTTTAATGTCTCCAAGAAATACTATAAAAGCTGATTTACAGTAGAGCCTTCCTTTGTGTGTAGCTATCAAGTTATTAAGCTGAATTTTATGAGTGAAAAAACTGCTAAAACGTTGACATTACATGACACGTATGTTCTGGCATTCAAAATCACCTACATTGTCTAGTTGTGCAATGTTATCCTCTTCATAGCACTGCAGATCAATGGTGATCAACCCATGGGAGTGCACACGCAGGATAACAAGCCTGAGACGTTAagaggtaaaaataaaaagatgagaaaagtgAGAAGGACATTTTACCTACCTAAATTGATACTCCACCCAAAATCTATATAATCAATAACTCAAATCCTGTCACCATGAAATGTGGCTGTATAACAAATGTATGCTTTAGCTAGCTTGTCAACATTAACACCAACTTTGTGATGGATACAGCTATGTCCGCTACTTCAACTGTGTGATCAGGGCAAGGTAGTTTGTTGctacaatatgaaaaaaaaaaaacactaaccctaaccctaaccctactttCTGCGGTGTTTGAAAGCCTAAAAAATTCTGATAATCAAGAGTCAGTctttaacatattttagtgtCCATGTGACATTGTTGTGCAAGTTTCTGGAAAATCTCATCTGCACAACGGGCTAAACAAGTCTTAAAGCTCTGTTTGTCACTTAAGGTGGCATGCAAAAAATGGTGTCCATACCGGCCATTCTTGCCTACAAAAGTAGCAAGGTATCCGTGTCCTTCTGTGTCATGGACAGTCTCTGTCATTTCCTGCTCATGAAATATGGACAGGAGACTGGAAACTGTCGAAGCAGAGTCAGctgggaagaaaaaagaaaagaaagattatCAGCATTTCTTTATATGTTCTCGGCATCAATGGCAAAAGATGTATTCAAATTTTTCAAGTAAAAGTTGTAatacacaatgtaaaaatactccattataaGAAAAGGTAATGCAGTTACAAGTGTAGAAGTAtcattaacaaaataaaaaatactttaataaaaCTTGTCTTGGCTCCTGTCTGTGTTACactgttattttatattactgGAAAATTAAGCAGAATTTTAATGCTGTCATCTAAACtgaattttttaaaactatttctgCATGGACAGAATAGGTTGCTTTTGGCTGGGGTCCCTCACGGGTCCAATGCAGTGGtatttgaatgaatttgaacaaaaacagaaaacaatatgAAGTCATTAGGAACTGTAATGGTAGAGAGGAGTATAGCTCTGGCTCTGGGGTCTGCGAGTACCTCAGTCGATAGGATTAAGGTTAAACATAGAGAACCCTGAAACcccaaaactgaaataattgtATCCATTTCATATACTGCTGGGTAgataaatgtactgtaatatGATGCATCAAATTGATGATAGTTACTTTGCACCACTGCTCTGCCTTAAGAAACATATAATAACACATGTATTTCATTGCACCTCAATGTTATCAGATAAATAGAAGTTCAGAGCTTCTCTTTTTGCAGGAAGTTAAATTCAACACTCACtggttgtttttaatcaatatacACATAACATGCATATACagatacatgtatatatttctTAATATTACGATATTGTCAACATTAACTCtttgtaaatactgtatttcGTTCAGGTCAATGCCAATAAGTCTGTGTGAATTTTTTATCATCAGTGAAAGTAAACATTTACCATGCTTTGGTAATTTCGACacattaaaactacaaaaatggcagaaaatgcGCCACTTCCTGTGCGACAGCCTTGGATTAAACATAATAGCCAAAGAGGTGAATAGTGAATAGTGAATAGACAACAAGTTCAATCACTATGTCACGTTTAACAACACTACACCATGCAAATGACATTAAGATGGAAACAATCT
This Scomber scombrus chromosome 14, fScoSco1.1, whole genome shotgun sequence DNA region includes the following protein-coding sequences:
- the sms gene encoding spermine synthase, which translates into the protein MALRHYTLDFSLSAAADSASTVSSLLSIFHEQEMTETVHDTEGHGYLATFVGKNGRLVILRVHSHGLITIDLQCYEEDNIAQLDNLLNALEKKLTALLNGHITRIKRLPALVRGAKVDRYWPTADGRLMEYDIDQVLYEEDSAYQNIKILRSQQFGNMLVLNGDVNLAESDLPYTEAIMGSGKEDYAGKEVLILGGGDGGILAEAVKQKPKMITMVEIDQKVIDGCKTHMRKTCGNVLDNLKGECYQILVEDCVPVLKKYVQEGKTFDYIINDLTAVPISTEPEEDSTWEFLRLILDLSIKVLHPSGKYFTQGNSVNLTEALSLYEEQLGKLSCPVDFSKEVVCVPSYMELWVFYTVWKK